The following are encoded together in the Ooceraea biroi isolate clonal line C1 chromosome 2, Obir_v5.4, whole genome shotgun sequence genome:
- the LOC105281698 gene encoding U4/U6 small nuclear ribonucleoprotein Prp3, with the protein MSYLTRKEIDEMKPQIEKAVHKFLGFSEPAIVTTAVNCITSGYDKRKTADKLSALLEDMKATKLTEKIFTIYDDTKAAQKSKKRSHPEDKDKDKDAKKSRFRDDEAKTEKPIETQLSADKIRQMMANAQKEIEERKRALKAIKQEDASAKPLFKGRDALPTVGSMYNQGLLSKTDSDKARKIAALQAQIRNKLNSGLLGNVNVPDKPTPLILDESGRTVDITGKEVQLTQVVPTLKANIRAKKREEFKAQLQESKGPEEIQDTHFFDTRIGVKPSMRGKRSLKFHEPGKFQQLAERMRMKMQLEKLQNEISQIARKTGISSATKLALIAPKTEALSEDVPNIEWWDSVILTGGYVNETESTAIKSSTITNLVEHPTQIRPPTDPLKPIYMPVFLTKKERKKLRRQNRRETWKEEQEKIRLGLEPPPEPKLRISNLMRVLGTEAVQDPTKIEAHVRQQMAKRLKAHEDANAARRLTADQRREKKARKLKEDTSLGVHVSVYRIRDLINNASKKFKVETNAKQLYLTGCVMLFRDCNVVVVEGGTKQLAKYKRLMMHRIKWEEDIVKDNDGNNVSNKCVLVWEGTTKQRHFGEIKFKVCPIEKMAREHFKKHQVEHYWDLAYSGAVLDNTDDVRS; encoded by the exons atgtCGTATTTAACGAGAAAGGAAATCGACGAGATGAAGCCGCAGATCGAGAAAGCGGTGCACAAATTTCTCGGGTTTAGCGAACCAGCAATCGTTACAACTGCTGTGAATTGTATCACTTCTGGCTATGATAAACGTAAAACAGCAG ATAAATTATCAGCGTTGTTAGAAGACATGAAGGCTACAAAATTAACGGAAAAAATATTCACAATATACGATGATACTAAGGCAGCGCAAAAAAGTAAGAAGCGGTCTCATCCTGAAGATAAGGATAAAGACAAAGACGCAAAGAAATCTAGATTCAGGGACGATGAGGCAAAAACCGAGAAACCCATAGAGACACAACTCTCTGCAGATAAg ATAAGGCAAATGATGGCTAACgcacaaaaagaaattgaagaaaggaaaagagctTTGAAAGCAATAAAGCAAGAAGACGCTTCAGCAAAACCCTTGTTTAAGGGTCGTGATGCATTGCCGACAGTAGGAAGCATGTACAATCAGGGCCTATTAAGCAAGACGGATTCGGATAAAGCGCGGAAGATAGCTGCGCTGCAAGCGCAGATAAGAAATAAACTGAACTCAGGATTACTTGGTAACGTCAACGTACCGGACAAGCCGACTCCCTTAATTCTGGACGAGTCTGGGAGAACGGTGGACATAACGGGGAAGGAAGTGCAACTTACTCAAGTAGTGCCTACACTGAAAGCCAATATACGCGCGAAGAAGAGGGAGGAGTTCAAGGCTCAGCTGCAAGAGTCAAAGGGCCCTGAGGAGATACAGGACACCCACTTCTTCGACACGAGAATAGGAGTGAAGCCATCGATGCGCGGCAAGCGTTCGCTGAAGTTTCACGAACCGGGGAAATTCCAGCAGCTAGCTGAGAGAATGCGCATGAAGATGCAGTTAgagaaattgcaaaatgaGATTAGTCAAATCGCTAGGAAAACCGGAATTAGTTCGGCGACCAAGTTAGCTCTGATTGCGCCTAAGACGGAGGCTCTCTCGGAGGACGTGCCTAACATAGAGTGGTGGGATTCTGTCATATTGACGGGCGGATATGTGAACGAAACTGAATCCACGGCAATTAAGAGTTCGACCATTACCAATCTAGTGGAGCACCCAACGCAAATACGGCCGCCGA cGGATCCCCTGAAGCCAATATACATGCCTGTGTTTCTCACGAAGAAAGAGCGTAAGAAATTGAGGAGGCAGAACAGGCGGGAGACGTGGAAGGAAGAGCAGGAGAAGATCCGATTAGGCCTGGAGCCTCCACCGGAGCCAAAATTGCGGATCTCGAATCTGATGCGAGTTTTGGGGACCGAGGCGGTGCAGGATCCTACGAAAATCGAAGCTCACGTTCGACAGCAAATGGCTAAGAGATTGAAGGCCCACGAGGACGCGAATGCGGCACGGAGACTCACTGCCGATCAGCGTCGCGAGAAGAAGGCGAGGAAACTCAAGGAAGACACCAGTCTTGGCGTACACGTTTCTGTTTACAG AATACGTGATCTCATCAACAATGCTTCGAAAAAGTTCAAAGTAGAGACGAACGCGAAGCAACTTTACCTTACCGGTTGCGTGATGTTGTTCCGGGACTGTaacgttgtcgtggtggaaggtGGGACGAAACAGTTGGCCAAATACAAACGACTGATGATGCATCGCATTAAATGGGAGGAGGACATAGTGAAGGACAATGACGGGAACAATGTGTCGAACAAGTGCGTTCTCGTTTGGGAGGGAACAACCAAGCAGCGTCATTTCGGGGAGATTAAGTTCAAAGTGTGCCCGATCGAGAAAATGGCCCGGGAGCACTTCAAGAAGCATCAGGTGGAACATTATTGGGACCTCGCTTACAGTGGCGCGGTGCTCGATAACACGGATGATGTACGCTCCTAA
- the LOC105281697 gene encoding peroxidasin homolog isoform X2 — MSTPARRNTGTSGPLIFVSRFLALMTLAGATTLPPRMLLDLGKRTNLSMERYSQAERAILNSRTHLSRGSPSWFLGASHEMTEGAQNLSRRALRIETMAVMLVEALNMSSEQASSVLPTVAAVLCPDSPSFLRLISECKKADIRYRTHNGRCNNPLHPTWGAALEAYVRFLPPEYEDGVSLPRMRLPSAREVSMKVHSGGLDLKHPYLMALTALFSQFLAHDLAHTPRMELPDGARLKCCDVDYENFHPECFPIRAERPVGCMEYSRSAPHPGNSLQGCKLGPRQQINQATSYLDLSPLYGNSEETAKTLRSGKSGLLNTQRKNLPMASPKYESCRSVNKAFPCFFSGDSRVNENPGLTLMHVLFLREHNRVAAELERLNPHWNDERLYQEARRIVIAEMQHMTYNEFLPVILGERVLDKFGLRLTQQGYFRGYDSRVDATLSNSAASAGLFFVAALTPKTLDLVDSRSSLKSGERSLLSAFYAPQELYEAGAIDRLIVGATAGHSRKPLPPGLNEIFLERYFHDGKTNDVAVDYAAQIIQQGRDHGLPPYVRWRSFCDLPDLTDFQDLRGTVTKDTIEKLRAVYK, encoded by the exons ATGTCGACCCCGGCGAGAAGAAACACCGGCACCAGCGGCCCGCTCATCTTCGTATCGCG ATTCCTCGCTCTAATGACACTCGCTGGTGCTACGACCTTGCCACCCAGGATGCTGCTGGATCTGGGTAAGCGCACGAATCTTTCGATGGAGAGGTACAGCCAGGCGGAACGGGCGATCCTGAACTCCCGGACGCATCTGAGCCGAGGTTCGCCGTCCTGGTTTCTCGGGGCGTCCCACGAGATGACCGAGGGCGCGCAGAATCTCTCGAGGAGGGCCCTGCGGATCGAGACGATGGCGGTGATGCTCGTGGAGGCGCTCAACATGTCGTCGGAACAGGCGTCCTCGGTGCTGCCGACGGTGGCCGCCGTCCTCTGTCCCGACTCGCCCAGCTTCCTGCGGCTGATATCCGAGTGCAAGAAGGCGGACATCCGTTACAGGACCCACAACGGCCGCTGCAACAACCCGTTGCACCCAACGTGGGGCGCAGCGTTAGAGGCTTACGTGAGATTCTTACCGCCGGAGTACGAGGACGGTGTCTCATTACCACGCATGAGGCTACCGAGCGCGAGGGAGGTCTCCATGAAGGTACATTCTGGCGGATTGGACCTTAAGCATCCGTATCTGATGGCGCTCACCGCGCTTTTCAGTCAGTTCCTCGCTCACGATCTAGCACACACGCCCAGGATGGAATTGCCGGACGGCGCGAGGCTCAAGTGCTGCGACGTCGATTACGAGAATTTTCATCCAGAGTGTTTCCCGATCCGCGCGGAGCGACCGGTCGGATGCATGGAGTATTCGAGATCAGCACCGCATCCAGGGAATTCGTTACAA GGTTGCAAATTGGGCCCACGACAGCAGATCAATCAAGCGACTTCGTATCTAGATCTGTCACCGCTTTACGGTAATTCTGAGGAGACAGCCAAGACTTTACGATCGGGCAAGAGCGGTCTACTAAATACGCAGAGAAAGAACTTACCGATGGCCTCGCCGAAATACGAGAGCTGTAGGAGCGTGAATAAAGCATTCCCGTGTTTCTTCAGCGGCGATTCCAGAGTAAACGAGAATCCGGGCCTTACTCTGATGCACGTGCTATTCTTACGAGAGCACAATCGGGTGGCTGCGGAACTGGAGCGGCTGAATCCACACTGGAATGACGAAAGATTGTACCAAGAAGCGAGGAGGATCGTCATCGCCGAGATGCAGCATATGACTTACAACGAGTTTCTGCCCGTCATCCTAGGAGAGAGAGTCCTCGATAA ATTTGGCTTGCGTTTAACACAGCAGGGCTACTTTCGCGGCTACGACAGTCGCGTGGATGCGACGCTCTCGAATTCGGCAGCATCAGCCGGGCTCTTCTTCGTCGCCGCGCTGACCCCGAAAACCCTCGACCTGGTTGACTCGCGATCGTCGTTAAAGTCTGGCGAAAGGTCCTTACTGTCGGCCTTCTATGCGCCGCAGGAGCTCTACGAGGCTGGCGCGATCGACCGGCTGATTGTCGGAGCTACAG CGGGACATTCTAGGAAGCCTCTACCTCCGGGCTTGAACGAAATATTCTTGGAACGTTACTTCCACGATGGGAAAACCAACGACGTAGCCGTGGACTACGCCGCGCAAATTATACAGCAGGGAAGAGATCATGGCTTGCCGCCTTACGTCAGATGGCGAAGTTTCTGTGATCTGCCAGATCTCACTGACTTTCAGGATCTT